The Calypte anna isolate BGI_N300 chromosome 20, bCalAnn1_v1.p, whole genome shotgun sequence genome includes a region encoding these proteins:
- the TPX2 gene encoding targeting protein for Xklp2 isoform X1, producing MWGGQGDTSDPCWRRGAVQGKMSHPESRYSFDVPNPCINFATLSDDDVHNADSWFDQKANLENVSPAENLGKVSQNSPAFSKPDIILSSVTSQEVTMTASHGEEEGEAECVQTTVVPPNIVGSLMSWRAAAPGDASQRAGRRQAAKQRKPQQNKQPARVKVERNADALVNKEEAPPLKKMRISGSREKVTEVTTKREPLQNANCSPGRGKSKLTMPSTPTMLKRTNPSGKLKSTEEQELEKMQQLQREVMEMRKKNEESLKAAIAGAGQLVKRAAGQVTKPVDFHFCTENRIKQHVESQPGNEYKELDFAAALRKHPPSPGRMPKGPTVPKPFNLSQGNKRKLEETPSEYVSLAEQVEAFQKRTPSRYHLRSRKSEEGSGAGKVVKARLTHPKTPLLLTKQRFRPVTCKTAAELEAEEIERLQQYKFKARELNHKIFEGGPLLPKKPLVKELTQPIGFELEIEKRIQERESKKQQEEEHFEFHSRPCPTKILEEVVGVPEKKALPVTVPKSPAFTLKSRTRMPGRGEEKEKEVVPVIKANPMPHYGVPFKPKMPEQRHVEVCPFSFDARDRERQIQKEKKIEELQKEEVPKFKALPLPYFDHINLPEKKVKTPTQPEPFILQVDERGAAKMQSWKQQLKEDLKRQKEAACFKARPNTVVYQEPFVPKKENKLLSESLSGSIVPESFELATEKRAKERQEFEKHLADLEARREKLQEVVRQEEEEREKEELAKLRQELVHKANPIRKYRSVEVKPSDQPLTMPRSPNFSDRFRC from the exons AtgtggggagggcagggtgACACCTCAGATCCCTGCTGGAG GAGAGGAGCTGTGCAGGGCAAGATGTCCCACCCCGAATCTCGCTATTCCTTTGACGTCCCAAACCCTTGCATCAACTTTGCCACTCTGAGTGATGATGATGTGCACAATGCAGATTCCTGGTTTG ACCAGAAAGCCAATCTGGAGAATGTGTCTCCTGCAGAAAACCTGGGGAAGGTCTCACAGAACAGCCCTGCTTTTTCCAAGCCTGACATTATCCTGTCTTCTGTCACATCACAAGAAGTAACCATGA CTGCAAGCcatggggaagaggagggtgaAGCAGAGTGTGTGCAGACCACTGTGGTTCCTCCCAACATTGTTGGATCCCTGAtgagctggagagctgctgctcctggagatGCCTCTCAAAG AGCTGGCAGAAGGCAggctgcaaagcagagaaaaccacAGCAGAACAAGCAGCCAGCTAGAGTCAAAGTGGAGAGAAATGCTGATGCCTTGGTTAATAAAGAAGAGGCTCCacccctgaaaaaaatgagaat TtctggcagcagggagaaggtGACAGAGGTAACCACCAAGAGAGAGCCCCTGCAGAATGCCAACTGCtccccagggagagggaagagcaaGCTGACCATGCCCTCCACACCAACGATGTTGAA GAGGACCAATCCTTCTGGCAAGCTGAAGAgcacagaggagcaggagctggaaaagatgcagcagctgcagcGGGAGGTtatggagatgaggaagaagaatGAAGAGTCCCTGAAAGCAGCAATTGCAGGAGCAG GACAACTTGTGAAGAGAGCTGCTGGTCAAGTCACAAAGCCAGTTGACTTCCACTTCTGCACAGAGAATAGAATTAAACAACACGTGGAAAGCCAGCCTGGGAATGAGTACAAGGAGCTGGAttttgcagcagctctgaggaaacATCCTCCCTCCCCG ggacgaaTGCCAAAGGGACCCACTGTCCCCAAACCTTTCAATCTGTcccaaggaaacaaaagaaaactggaggAGACCCCCTCAGAATACGTGTCCCTTGCTGAGCAGGTGGAAGCCTTTCAGAAAAGGACACCTTCTCGTTACCATCTGAGGAGCAGGAAGTCTGAGGAAG GCTCAGGTGCAGGGAAGGTGGTGAAGGCTCGGCTGACACACCCCAAGACCCCCCTGCTGCTGACAAAGCAGCGTTTCAGACCTGTCACCTGCaaaactgcagcagagctggaagcagaggaaataGAGAGACTTCAGCA GTACAAGTTCAAAGCACGAGAACTCAATCACAAAATCTTTGAGGGAGGACCACTCCTGCCCAAAAAACCCCTTGTGAAGGAACTCACTCAACCTATTGGCTTCGAGttggaaatagaaaaaaggattcaggagagagagagtaagaagcagcaggaggaagagcaCTTTGAATTCCATTCCAGGCCATGTCCAACAAAAATCCTGGAAGAAGTTGTG GGTGTTCCAGAGAAGAAAGCTCTTCCTGTTACAGTCCCCAAGTCCCCAGCCTTCACCCTGAAAAGCAGAACCCGAATGCCTGGCAGAGGTGAAGAAAAG GAAAAGGAGGTGGTCCCTGTGATCAAAGCTAACCCCATGCCACATTATGGAGTGCCCTTCAAACCCaaaatgccagagcagaggcacGTGGAGGTTTGCCCCTTCTCTTTCGATGCCCGTGACAGAGAGAGACAaatacagaaagagaagaaaatagaagaattGCAGAAGGAAGAG GTGCCCAAGTTCAAAGCGTTGCCTCTGCCTTACTTTGACCACATCAACctgccagaaaaaaaggtgaaaaccCCAACCCAGCCTGAACCCTTCATCCTGCAGGTTGATGAGCGGGGAGCTGCCAAGATGCAGAGCTGGAAACAGCAG CTTAAAGAAGACttgaagaggcagaaagaggCAGCATGTTTTAAAGCTCGTCCCAACACCGTGGTGTACCAGGAGCCTTTTGTgcctaaaaaggaaaataagctgCTATCAG AGAGCCTTTCTGGTTCCATAGTTCCTGAAAGCTTTgagctggcaacagaaaaaagagCTAAAGAGCGGCAAGAGTTTGAGAAACACTTGGCAGATTTAGAAGCCAGGAGGGAGAAGCTCCAGGAGGTGGTCAgacaggaggaagaagagcGTGAAAAGGAAGAACTTGCCAAGCTAAGGCAAGAACTG GTTCACAAGGCGAACCCAATACGCAAATACCGCAGTGTAGAGGTGAAGCCCAGTGACCAGCCCCTGACCATGCCAAGATCTCCCAACTTCTCAGATAGATTCCGGTGCTGA
- the TPX2 gene encoding targeting protein for Xklp2 isoform X4 → MWGGQGDTSDPCWRRGAVQGKMSHPESRYSFDVPNPCINFATLSDDDVHNADSWFDQKANLENVSPAENLGKVSQNSPAFSKPDIILSSVTSQEVTMTASHGEEEGEAECVQTTVVPPNIVGSLMSWRAAAPGDASQRAGRRQAAKQRKPQQNKQPARVKVERNADALVNKEEAPPLKKMRMRTNPSGKLKSTEEQELEKMQQLQREVMEMRKKNEESLKAAIAGAGQLVKRAAGQVTKPVDFHFCTENRIKQHVESQPGNEYKELDFAAALRKHPPSPGRMPKGPTVPKPFNLSQGNKRKLEETPSEYVSLAEQVEAFQKRTPSRYHLRSRKSEEGSGAGKVVKARLTHPKTPLLLTKQRFRPVTCKTAAELEAEEIERLQQYKFKARELNHKIFEGGPLLPKKPLVKELTQPIGFELEIEKRIQERESKKQQEEEHFEFHSRPCPTKILEEVVGVPEKKALPVTVPKSPAFTLKSRTRMPGRGEEKEKEVVPVIKANPMPHYGVPFKPKMPEQRHVEVCPFSFDARDRERQIQKEKKIEELQKEEVPKFKALPLPYFDHINLPEKKVKTPTQPEPFILQVDERGAAKMQSWKQQLKEDLKRQKEAACFKARPNTVVYQEPFVPKKENKLLSESLSGSIVPESFELATEKRAKERQEFEKHLADLEARREKLQEVVRQEEEEREKEELAKLRQELVHKANPIRKYRSVEVKPSDQPLTMPRSPNFSDRFRC, encoded by the exons AtgtggggagggcagggtgACACCTCAGATCCCTGCTGGAG GAGAGGAGCTGTGCAGGGCAAGATGTCCCACCCCGAATCTCGCTATTCCTTTGACGTCCCAAACCCTTGCATCAACTTTGCCACTCTGAGTGATGATGATGTGCACAATGCAGATTCCTGGTTTG ACCAGAAAGCCAATCTGGAGAATGTGTCTCCTGCAGAAAACCTGGGGAAGGTCTCACAGAACAGCCCTGCTTTTTCCAAGCCTGACATTATCCTGTCTTCTGTCACATCACAAGAAGTAACCATGA CTGCAAGCcatggggaagaggagggtgaAGCAGAGTGTGTGCAGACCACTGTGGTTCCTCCCAACATTGTTGGATCCCTGAtgagctggagagctgctgctcctggagatGCCTCTCAAAG AGCTGGCAGAAGGCAggctgcaaagcagagaaaaccacAGCAGAACAAGCAGCCAGCTAGAGTCAAAGTGGAGAGAAATGCTGATGCCTTGGTTAATAAAGAAGAGGCTCCacccctgaaaaaaatgagaat GAGGACCAATCCTTCTGGCAAGCTGAAGAgcacagaggagcaggagctggaaaagatgcagcagctgcagcGGGAGGTtatggagatgaggaagaagaatGAAGAGTCCCTGAAAGCAGCAATTGCAGGAGCAG GACAACTTGTGAAGAGAGCTGCTGGTCAAGTCACAAAGCCAGTTGACTTCCACTTCTGCACAGAGAATAGAATTAAACAACACGTGGAAAGCCAGCCTGGGAATGAGTACAAGGAGCTGGAttttgcagcagctctgaggaaacATCCTCCCTCCCCG ggacgaaTGCCAAAGGGACCCACTGTCCCCAAACCTTTCAATCTGTcccaaggaaacaaaagaaaactggaggAGACCCCCTCAGAATACGTGTCCCTTGCTGAGCAGGTGGAAGCCTTTCAGAAAAGGACACCTTCTCGTTACCATCTGAGGAGCAGGAAGTCTGAGGAAG GCTCAGGTGCAGGGAAGGTGGTGAAGGCTCGGCTGACACACCCCAAGACCCCCCTGCTGCTGACAAAGCAGCGTTTCAGACCTGTCACCTGCaaaactgcagcagagctggaagcagaggaaataGAGAGACTTCAGCA GTACAAGTTCAAAGCACGAGAACTCAATCACAAAATCTTTGAGGGAGGACCACTCCTGCCCAAAAAACCCCTTGTGAAGGAACTCACTCAACCTATTGGCTTCGAGttggaaatagaaaaaaggattcaggagagagagagtaagaagcagcaggaggaagagcaCTTTGAATTCCATTCCAGGCCATGTCCAACAAAAATCCTGGAAGAAGTTGTG GGTGTTCCAGAGAAGAAAGCTCTTCCTGTTACAGTCCCCAAGTCCCCAGCCTTCACCCTGAAAAGCAGAACCCGAATGCCTGGCAGAGGTGAAGAAAAG GAAAAGGAGGTGGTCCCTGTGATCAAAGCTAACCCCATGCCACATTATGGAGTGCCCTTCAAACCCaaaatgccagagcagaggcacGTGGAGGTTTGCCCCTTCTCTTTCGATGCCCGTGACAGAGAGAGACAaatacagaaagagaagaaaatagaagaattGCAGAAGGAAGAG GTGCCCAAGTTCAAAGCGTTGCCTCTGCCTTACTTTGACCACATCAACctgccagaaaaaaaggtgaaaaccCCAACCCAGCCTGAACCCTTCATCCTGCAGGTTGATGAGCGGGGAGCTGCCAAGATGCAGAGCTGGAAACAGCAG CTTAAAGAAGACttgaagaggcagaaagaggCAGCATGTTTTAAAGCTCGTCCCAACACCGTGGTGTACCAGGAGCCTTTTGTgcctaaaaaggaaaataagctgCTATCAG AGAGCCTTTCTGGTTCCATAGTTCCTGAAAGCTTTgagctggcaacagaaaaaagagCTAAAGAGCGGCAAGAGTTTGAGAAACACTTGGCAGATTTAGAAGCCAGGAGGGAGAAGCTCCAGGAGGTGGTCAgacaggaggaagaagagcGTGAAAAGGAAGAACTTGCCAAGCTAAGGCAAGAACTG GTTCACAAGGCGAACCCAATACGCAAATACCGCAGTGTAGAGGTGAAGCCCAGTGACCAGCCCCTGACCATGCCAAGATCTCCCAACTTCTCAGATAGATTCCGGTGCTGA
- the TPX2 gene encoding targeting protein for Xklp2 isoform X2 yields the protein MWGGQGDTSDPCWRRGAVQGKMSHPESRYSFDVPNPCINFATLSDDDVHNADSWFDQKANLENVSPAENLGKVSQNSPAFSKPDIILSSVTSQEVTMTASHGEEEGEAECVQTTVVPPNIVGSLMSWRAAAPGDASQRAGRRQAAKQRKPQQNKQPARVKVERNADALVNKEEAPPLKKMRISGSREKVTEVTTKREPLQNANCSPGRGKSKLTMPSTPTMLKRTNPSGKLKSTEEQELEKMQQLQREVMEMRKKNEESLKAAIAGAGQLVKRAAGQVTKPVDFHFCTENRIKQHVESQPGNEYKELDFAAALRKHPPSPGRMPKGPTVPKPFNLSQGNKRKLEETPSEYVSLAEQVEAFQKRTPSRYHLRSRKSEEGSGAGKVVKARLTHPKTPLLLTKQRFRPVTCKTAAELEAEEIERLQQYKFKARELNHKIFEGGPLLPKKPLVKELTQPIGFELEIEKRIQERESKKQQEEEHFEFHSRPCPTKILEEVVGVPEKKALPVTVPKSPAFTLKSRTRMPGRGEEKEKEVVPVIKANPMPHYGVPFKPKMPEQRHVEVCPFSFDARDRERQIQKEKKIEELQKEEVPKFKALPLPYFDHINLPEKKVKTPTQPEPFILQVDERGAAKMQSWKQQLKEDLKRQKEAACFKARPNTVVYQEPFVPKKENKLLSVPESFELATEKRAKERQEFEKHLADLEARREKLQEVVRQEEEEREKEELAKLRQELVHKANPIRKYRSVEVKPSDQPLTMPRSPNFSDRFRC from the exons AtgtggggagggcagggtgACACCTCAGATCCCTGCTGGAG GAGAGGAGCTGTGCAGGGCAAGATGTCCCACCCCGAATCTCGCTATTCCTTTGACGTCCCAAACCCTTGCATCAACTTTGCCACTCTGAGTGATGATGATGTGCACAATGCAGATTCCTGGTTTG ACCAGAAAGCCAATCTGGAGAATGTGTCTCCTGCAGAAAACCTGGGGAAGGTCTCACAGAACAGCCCTGCTTTTTCCAAGCCTGACATTATCCTGTCTTCTGTCACATCACAAGAAGTAACCATGA CTGCAAGCcatggggaagaggagggtgaAGCAGAGTGTGTGCAGACCACTGTGGTTCCTCCCAACATTGTTGGATCCCTGAtgagctggagagctgctgctcctggagatGCCTCTCAAAG AGCTGGCAGAAGGCAggctgcaaagcagagaaaaccacAGCAGAACAAGCAGCCAGCTAGAGTCAAAGTGGAGAGAAATGCTGATGCCTTGGTTAATAAAGAAGAGGCTCCacccctgaaaaaaatgagaat TtctggcagcagggagaaggtGACAGAGGTAACCACCAAGAGAGAGCCCCTGCAGAATGCCAACTGCtccccagggagagggaagagcaaGCTGACCATGCCCTCCACACCAACGATGTTGAA GAGGACCAATCCTTCTGGCAAGCTGAAGAgcacagaggagcaggagctggaaaagatgcagcagctgcagcGGGAGGTtatggagatgaggaagaagaatGAAGAGTCCCTGAAAGCAGCAATTGCAGGAGCAG GACAACTTGTGAAGAGAGCTGCTGGTCAAGTCACAAAGCCAGTTGACTTCCACTTCTGCACAGAGAATAGAATTAAACAACACGTGGAAAGCCAGCCTGGGAATGAGTACAAGGAGCTGGAttttgcagcagctctgaggaaacATCCTCCCTCCCCG ggacgaaTGCCAAAGGGACCCACTGTCCCCAAACCTTTCAATCTGTcccaaggaaacaaaagaaaactggaggAGACCCCCTCAGAATACGTGTCCCTTGCTGAGCAGGTGGAAGCCTTTCAGAAAAGGACACCTTCTCGTTACCATCTGAGGAGCAGGAAGTCTGAGGAAG GCTCAGGTGCAGGGAAGGTGGTGAAGGCTCGGCTGACACACCCCAAGACCCCCCTGCTGCTGACAAAGCAGCGTTTCAGACCTGTCACCTGCaaaactgcagcagagctggaagcagaggaaataGAGAGACTTCAGCA GTACAAGTTCAAAGCACGAGAACTCAATCACAAAATCTTTGAGGGAGGACCACTCCTGCCCAAAAAACCCCTTGTGAAGGAACTCACTCAACCTATTGGCTTCGAGttggaaatagaaaaaaggattcaggagagagagagtaagaagcagcaggaggaagagcaCTTTGAATTCCATTCCAGGCCATGTCCAACAAAAATCCTGGAAGAAGTTGTG GGTGTTCCAGAGAAGAAAGCTCTTCCTGTTACAGTCCCCAAGTCCCCAGCCTTCACCCTGAAAAGCAGAACCCGAATGCCTGGCAGAGGTGAAGAAAAG GAAAAGGAGGTGGTCCCTGTGATCAAAGCTAACCCCATGCCACATTATGGAGTGCCCTTCAAACCCaaaatgccagagcagaggcacGTGGAGGTTTGCCCCTTCTCTTTCGATGCCCGTGACAGAGAGAGACAaatacagaaagagaagaaaatagaagaattGCAGAAGGAAGAG GTGCCCAAGTTCAAAGCGTTGCCTCTGCCTTACTTTGACCACATCAACctgccagaaaaaaaggtgaaaaccCCAACCCAGCCTGAACCCTTCATCCTGCAGGTTGATGAGCGGGGAGCTGCCAAGATGCAGAGCTGGAAACAGCAG CTTAAAGAAGACttgaagaggcagaaagaggCAGCATGTTTTAAAGCTCGTCCCAACACCGTGGTGTACCAGGAGCCTTTTGTgcctaaaaaggaaaataagctgCTATCAG TTCCTGAAAGCTTTgagctggcaacagaaaaaagagCTAAAGAGCGGCAAGAGTTTGAGAAACACTTGGCAGATTTAGAAGCCAGGAGGGAGAAGCTCCAGGAGGTGGTCAgacaggaggaagaagagcGTGAAAAGGAAGAACTTGCCAAGCTAAGGCAAGAACTG GTTCACAAGGCGAACCCAATACGCAAATACCGCAGTGTAGAGGTGAAGCCCAGTGACCAGCCCCTGACCATGCCAAGATCTCCCAACTTCTCAGATAGATTCCGGTGCTGA
- the TPX2 gene encoding targeting protein for Xklp2 isoform X3: MSHPESRYSFDVPNPCINFATLSDDDVHNADSWFDQKANLENVSPAENLGKVSQNSPAFSKPDIILSSVTSQEVTMTASHGEEEGEAECVQTTVVPPNIVGSLMSWRAAAPGDASQRAGRRQAAKQRKPQQNKQPARVKVERNADALVNKEEAPPLKKMRISGSREKVTEVTTKREPLQNANCSPGRGKSKLTMPSTPTMLKRTNPSGKLKSTEEQELEKMQQLQREVMEMRKKNEESLKAAIAGAGQLVKRAAGQVTKPVDFHFCTENRIKQHVESQPGNEYKELDFAAALRKHPPSPGRMPKGPTVPKPFNLSQGNKRKLEETPSEYVSLAEQVEAFQKRTPSRYHLRSRKSEEGSGAGKVVKARLTHPKTPLLLTKQRFRPVTCKTAAELEAEEIERLQQYKFKARELNHKIFEGGPLLPKKPLVKELTQPIGFELEIEKRIQERESKKQQEEEHFEFHSRPCPTKILEEVVGVPEKKALPVTVPKSPAFTLKSRTRMPGRGEEKEKEVVPVIKANPMPHYGVPFKPKMPEQRHVEVCPFSFDARDRERQIQKEKKIEELQKEEVPKFKALPLPYFDHINLPEKKVKTPTQPEPFILQVDERGAAKMQSWKQQLKEDLKRQKEAACFKARPNTVVYQEPFVPKKENKLLSESLSGSIVPESFELATEKRAKERQEFEKHLADLEARREKLQEVVRQEEEEREKEELAKLRQELVHKANPIRKYRSVEVKPSDQPLTMPRSPNFSDRFRC, from the exons ATGTCCCACCCCGAATCTCGCTATTCCTTTGACGTCCCAAACCCTTGCATCAACTTTGCCACTCTGAGTGATGATGATGTGCACAATGCAGATTCCTGGTTTG ACCAGAAAGCCAATCTGGAGAATGTGTCTCCTGCAGAAAACCTGGGGAAGGTCTCACAGAACAGCCCTGCTTTTTCCAAGCCTGACATTATCCTGTCTTCTGTCACATCACAAGAAGTAACCATGA CTGCAAGCcatggggaagaggagggtgaAGCAGAGTGTGTGCAGACCACTGTGGTTCCTCCCAACATTGTTGGATCCCTGAtgagctggagagctgctgctcctggagatGCCTCTCAAAG AGCTGGCAGAAGGCAggctgcaaagcagagaaaaccacAGCAGAACAAGCAGCCAGCTAGAGTCAAAGTGGAGAGAAATGCTGATGCCTTGGTTAATAAAGAAGAGGCTCCacccctgaaaaaaatgagaat TtctggcagcagggagaaggtGACAGAGGTAACCACCAAGAGAGAGCCCCTGCAGAATGCCAACTGCtccccagggagagggaagagcaaGCTGACCATGCCCTCCACACCAACGATGTTGAA GAGGACCAATCCTTCTGGCAAGCTGAAGAgcacagaggagcaggagctggaaaagatgcagcagctgcagcGGGAGGTtatggagatgaggaagaagaatGAAGAGTCCCTGAAAGCAGCAATTGCAGGAGCAG GACAACTTGTGAAGAGAGCTGCTGGTCAAGTCACAAAGCCAGTTGACTTCCACTTCTGCACAGAGAATAGAATTAAACAACACGTGGAAAGCCAGCCTGGGAATGAGTACAAGGAGCTGGAttttgcagcagctctgaggaaacATCCTCCCTCCCCG ggacgaaTGCCAAAGGGACCCACTGTCCCCAAACCTTTCAATCTGTcccaaggaaacaaaagaaaactggaggAGACCCCCTCAGAATACGTGTCCCTTGCTGAGCAGGTGGAAGCCTTTCAGAAAAGGACACCTTCTCGTTACCATCTGAGGAGCAGGAAGTCTGAGGAAG GCTCAGGTGCAGGGAAGGTGGTGAAGGCTCGGCTGACACACCCCAAGACCCCCCTGCTGCTGACAAAGCAGCGTTTCAGACCTGTCACCTGCaaaactgcagcagagctggaagcagaggaaataGAGAGACTTCAGCA GTACAAGTTCAAAGCACGAGAACTCAATCACAAAATCTTTGAGGGAGGACCACTCCTGCCCAAAAAACCCCTTGTGAAGGAACTCACTCAACCTATTGGCTTCGAGttggaaatagaaaaaaggattcaggagagagagagtaagaagcagcaggaggaagagcaCTTTGAATTCCATTCCAGGCCATGTCCAACAAAAATCCTGGAAGAAGTTGTG GGTGTTCCAGAGAAGAAAGCTCTTCCTGTTACAGTCCCCAAGTCCCCAGCCTTCACCCTGAAAAGCAGAACCCGAATGCCTGGCAGAGGTGAAGAAAAG GAAAAGGAGGTGGTCCCTGTGATCAAAGCTAACCCCATGCCACATTATGGAGTGCCCTTCAAACCCaaaatgccagagcagaggcacGTGGAGGTTTGCCCCTTCTCTTTCGATGCCCGTGACAGAGAGAGACAaatacagaaagagaagaaaatagaagaattGCAGAAGGAAGAG GTGCCCAAGTTCAAAGCGTTGCCTCTGCCTTACTTTGACCACATCAACctgccagaaaaaaaggtgaaaaccCCAACCCAGCCTGAACCCTTCATCCTGCAGGTTGATGAGCGGGGAGCTGCCAAGATGCAGAGCTGGAAACAGCAG CTTAAAGAAGACttgaagaggcagaaagaggCAGCATGTTTTAAAGCTCGTCCCAACACCGTGGTGTACCAGGAGCCTTTTGTgcctaaaaaggaaaataagctgCTATCAG AGAGCCTTTCTGGTTCCATAGTTCCTGAAAGCTTTgagctggcaacagaaaaaagagCTAAAGAGCGGCAAGAGTTTGAGAAACACTTGGCAGATTTAGAAGCCAGGAGGGAGAAGCTCCAGGAGGTGGTCAgacaggaggaagaagagcGTGAAAAGGAAGAACTTGCCAAGCTAAGGCAAGAACTG GTTCACAAGGCGAACCCAATACGCAAATACCGCAGTGTAGAGGTGAAGCCCAGTGACCAGCCCCTGACCATGCCAAGATCTCCCAACTTCTCAGATAGATTCCGGTGCTGA